One window of Nocardia nova SH22a genomic DNA carries:
- a CDS encoding MmgE/PrpD family protein — translation MSKTIVEQLADFTTEVDCRRLPHEVIVECKRILLDSLGCALGAVDQHKGKIGIEYARRTGGAGEATVIGTPDRVSVLGAAFANGELINALDFDAVLPPGHVTPYVLPQTMAVAETRQRSGRDVLAAIALSHEISFRFYKSVDYLRDRTDTEMNLSPVLGYSNTIFGATAAIGKLEGYSPEVLANALAIAASTSPVNSMRSWLAHAPTATIKYSLAGALTNASLTAAYLAEFGHRGDLPVLDDAELGYRRFIGTRRWEPQNITAGLGGDWLFPAEQTFKPYPHCRILHAPLHALTEIVTDNDLKPEEIQAIRCWGEAAVLHPLWLSNVIESTHDAQFSIAHGLAVGAHNITPSKAWHDPELVFSRSVMDLMERVTFQPHPDYFKALSSHPSARPARIEVDARGTTFVADRVYPKGSPTPDPETRMTDAELIAKFRVNAEGVLADSQMDSVVEAVFDLENVEDFATVMRRVGTR, via the coding sequence GTGTCGAAGACCATCGTCGAACAATTGGCCGATTTCACCACCGAGGTCGACTGTCGCCGCCTGCCGCACGAGGTGATCGTCGAGTGCAAGCGCATCCTGCTCGATTCGCTGGGCTGCGCGCTCGGCGCCGTCGATCAGCACAAGGGCAAGATCGGCATCGAATACGCGCGGCGGACCGGCGGCGCCGGCGAGGCCACCGTCATCGGCACCCCCGACCGGGTGTCGGTCCTCGGCGCCGCCTTCGCCAACGGTGAACTGATCAACGCCCTGGACTTCGACGCGGTGCTGCCGCCCGGCCACGTGACGCCCTATGTGCTGCCGCAGACGATGGCGGTCGCGGAAACCCGGCAGCGGTCGGGCCGCGATGTGCTCGCCGCGATCGCGCTGTCGCACGAGATCTCGTTCCGCTTCTACAAGTCGGTCGACTACTTGCGCGACCGCACCGACACCGAGATGAACCTGTCGCCGGTGCTCGGCTACAGCAACACCATCTTCGGCGCCACCGCGGCCATCGGAAAACTGGAAGGGTACTCGCCCGAGGTGCTCGCCAACGCGCTCGCGATCGCCGCCAGCACCTCCCCGGTGAACTCGATGCGGTCCTGGCTCGCCCACGCGCCGACCGCGACGATCAAGTACTCGCTGGCCGGCGCTCTCACCAACGCCTCGCTGACCGCCGCGTATCTGGCCGAATTCGGCCACCGCGGCGATCTGCCGGTGCTCGACGACGCCGAACTCGGTTACCGCCGCTTCATCGGCACCCGGCGCTGGGAGCCGCAGAACATCACCGCCGGACTCGGCGGCGACTGGTTGTTCCCCGCCGAGCAGACCTTCAAGCCGTATCCGCACTGCCGGATCCTGCACGCCCCGCTGCACGCGCTGACCGAGATCGTGACGGACAACGATCTGAAGCCGGAGGAGATCCAGGCGATCCGCTGCTGGGGCGAGGCCGCGGTCCTGCATCCGCTGTGGTTGAGCAACGTCATCGAAAGCACCCACGACGCGCAGTTCAGCATCGCGCACGGACTGGCCGTCGGCGCGCACAACATCACCCCGAGCAAGGCGTGGCATGATCCGGAACTCGTGTTCAGCCGTTCGGTCATGGATCTGATGGAGCGGGTCACCTTCCAGCCGCATCCGGACTATTTCAAGGCCCTGTCGTCGCATCCGTCCGCGCGGCCCGCCCGGATCGAAGTCGACGCTCGCGGAACGACTTTCGTCGCCGACCGGGTGTATCCGAAGGGCAGCCCCACGCCGGATCCGGAGACCCGGATGACCGATGCGGAACTGATCGCCAAGTTCCGGGTCAATGCCGAAGGCGTCCTCGCGGATTCGCAGATGGACAGCGTCGTGGAGGCGGTGTTCGACCTCGAGAACGTCGAGGACTTCGCGACGGTGATGCGCCGGGTCGGCACCCGGTAA
- a CDS encoding aldehyde dehydrogenase codes for MVYQGNYSKLFIGGRWADPTATEQIAVISPYTEQTVAHVPNSAASDVDRAVAAARHAFDHGPWPRLSLAERIEVLTRVSAGLGERQEEIAELITTEMGSPITLSRSTQSLGAKLLLDAFLGLAPSYEWSSIRRSATGTGLVTREPVGVVAAVIPWNMPLQIAMLKLGPALLAGCTVVLKTAPEAPLNGYILAEILQAAGLPDGVVNILPADRGVSEHLVTHPDIDKVSFTGSTAAGRRVAELCGRDLRRVTLELGGKSAAIVLDDADLELAIGQIRKLSMRNNGQACSNKTRIVVARSREAELVERLVAMVESMPVGDPADAATEIGPVVSARQRAMIESYLEIGRGEGAKVAVGGGRPAGLDRGWFVEPTIFTGVAPDMRIAQEEIFGPVLSVLSFADEDEAVAIANNSRFGLNGSVFAADDEHALAVARRIRTGTVELNGNVVGFHSPIGGFKCSGIGREAGLEGFDGYVESKSYGLSPSLVESLS; via the coding sequence ATGGTTTATCAGGGCAACTACTCGAAGTTGTTCATCGGCGGGCGCTGGGCCGACCCCACCGCGACGGAGCAGATCGCGGTGATCTCGCCGTATACCGAACAGACGGTGGCGCACGTGCCGAATTCGGCGGCCAGCGATGTCGATCGTGCCGTCGCGGCGGCCCGGCACGCCTTCGATCACGGTCCGTGGCCGCGGTTGTCGCTGGCCGAGCGGATCGAGGTGTTGACCCGCGTCAGCGCCGGGCTGGGGGAGCGGCAGGAGGAGATCGCCGAGCTGATCACGACCGAGATGGGCAGCCCCATCACGCTGTCGCGCAGCACCCAGTCGCTGGGCGCGAAGCTGCTGCTGGACGCCTTCCTCGGACTGGCGCCGAGCTACGAGTGGAGCAGTATCCGGCGTTCGGCCACGGGCACCGGCTTGGTGACGCGGGAGCCGGTAGGCGTTGTCGCCGCGGTCATTCCGTGGAACATGCCGTTGCAGATCGCCATGCTCAAGCTCGGTCCGGCGCTGCTCGCCGGGTGCACGGTGGTACTCAAGACCGCGCCCGAGGCGCCGCTGAACGGCTACATCCTCGCCGAGATCCTGCAGGCCGCGGGTCTGCCGGACGGCGTGGTGAACATCCTGCCCGCCGACCGCGGGGTCAGCGAACACCTGGTCACCCATCCCGATATCGACAAGGTGTCGTTCACCGGCTCCACCGCCGCGGGACGCCGGGTCGCGGAGCTCTGCGGGCGGGACCTGCGCCGCGTCACCCTGGAACTGGGCGGCAAGTCGGCGGCGATCGTGCTCGACGATGCCGATCTCGAATTGGCGATCGGCCAGATCCGCAAGCTCTCGATGCGCAACAACGGCCAGGCGTGCAGTAACAAGACCCGCATCGTGGTGGCCCGCTCCCGCGAGGCCGAACTGGTCGAGCGGCTGGTCGCGATGGTCGAATCGATGCCGGTCGGCGATCCGGCCGATGCGGCGACCGAGATCGGTCCGGTGGTCAGCGCCCGCCAGCGCGCGATGATCGAGAGCTACCTCGAGATCGGCCGCGGCGAGGGCGCGAAGGTCGCCGTCGGCGGCGGCAGGCCCGCCGGACTGGACCGGGGATGGTTCGTGGAGCCGACGATCTTCACCGGCGTCGCACCGGATATGCGTATCGCGCAGGAGGAGATCTTCGGCCCGGTGCTGTCGGTGCTGAGCTTCGCCGACGAGGACGAGGCCGTCGCGATCGCCAACAACTCGAGGTTCGGTCTCAACGGTTCGGTGTTCGCCGCCGACGATGAGCACGCGCTGGCGGTGGCGCGCCGGATCCGCACGGGCACAGTGGAATTGAACGGCAACGTGGTGGGCTTCCACTCGCCCATCGGGGGATTCAAGTGCAGTGGCATCGGCCGGGAGGCCGGGCTGGAGGGGTTCGACGGATATGTCGAGTCCAAGTCCTACGGTCTGTCGCCGTCACTGGTGGAATCGCTGTCCTGA
- a CDS encoding zinc-dependent alcohol dehydrogenase family protein, giving the protein MRGVVFNGDRNLEIVSFDDPEPGPGDAVVQIKASGMCGSDLRFYRAAPGEALAAFGLRGDDAGIIAGHEPCGVVVALGSEVDSRAVRVGDRVMVHHYDGCGFCDRCRGGWTQMCERGAKIFGATAHGGHADYIKVPARTLVPLPDGLSFAAGAAIACGTGTAFGGLVRLDLNARDTIAVFGQGPVGQSAVQLAAAMGAEVIAVDVAPERVARATEFGAAHAVDSSAADAVAAIRELTGGKGVSCALDCSGAAPARSAAVQATAPWGRVGFVGEGGQVTLNVSPEIIRKQLTIIGSYTFSVVGQGDCARFIAEHGVDVDKIFTDHWTLDDADRAYREFDKQTGGKAVIEF; this is encoded by the coding sequence ATGCGCGGCGTTGTGTTCAACGGTGACCGCAACCTCGAAATCGTCTCGTTCGACGACCCCGAACCCGGGCCCGGGGACGCGGTCGTGCAGATCAAGGCGTCCGGGATGTGCGGTAGCGATCTGCGGTTCTATCGCGCCGCACCCGGTGAGGCGCTGGCCGCGTTCGGACTCCGGGGCGACGATGCGGGCATCATCGCCGGGCACGAGCCGTGCGGTGTGGTGGTGGCACTCGGATCCGAGGTGGATTCGCGTGCCGTCCGCGTCGGCGACCGCGTGATGGTCCACCACTACGACGGGTGCGGGTTCTGTGATCGGTGCCGCGGCGGGTGGACGCAGATGTGTGAGCGGGGCGCCAAGATCTTCGGCGCCACCGCCCACGGCGGCCACGCCGACTACATCAAAGTGCCCGCGCGCACGCTGGTTCCGCTGCCGGACGGGCTGAGCTTCGCCGCCGGTGCCGCCATCGCGTGCGGGACGGGAACGGCGTTCGGCGGCCTGGTACGCCTGGATCTCAATGCGCGCGACACCATCGCCGTCTTCGGGCAGGGGCCGGTCGGCCAGTCCGCGGTGCAACTGGCCGCGGCGATGGGAGCCGAGGTCATCGCCGTCGATGTCGCACCCGAAAGAGTCGCCCGGGCAACCGAATTCGGCGCCGCGCACGCCGTCGACTCCAGCGCTGCCGACGCGGTGGCGGCGATTCGGGAGCTGACCGGCGGCAAGGGCGTGAGCTGTGCCCTCGACTGCTCGGGCGCGGCGCCCGCCCGGTCCGCGGCGGTTCAAGCCACCGCGCCGTGGGGCCGGGTGGGATTCGTCGGCGAGGGCGGGCAGGTCACGCTGAACGTCAGCCCGGAAATCATCCGCAAGCAGCTGACCATCATCGGCTCCTACACGTTCTCGGTTGTCGGACAAGGTGATTGCGCCCGCTTCATCGCCGAACACGGCGTCGACGTCGACAAGATCTTCACCGATCACTGGACGCTCGACGACGCCGACCGGGCCTACCGCGAATTCGACAAGCAGACCGGCGGAAAAGCGGTCATCGAGTTCTGA
- a CDS encoding MerR family transcriptional regulator encodes MTIGELSRRTGVPVRTIRFYCDEGVVDSQRSAGGHRLFDPVSSIDRLRLVRQLRFLGLGLPTIIAVLDGGMSILDALAAERAAVDTELGELAWRRAALIAVEHASPAQRAARMELLSALGDRRGTHDGLVAFWRRVLTPITPELFDGFVAMNIPEPPADPTPRRIVAYAELTAAAADPALAAATPPVFATNARC; translated from the coding sequence GTGACGATCGGGGAGCTGTCCCGGCGCACCGGCGTCCCGGTCCGCACCATTCGCTTCTATTGCGACGAAGGCGTAGTGGATTCACAGCGCAGCGCCGGCGGTCATCGGCTGTTCGATCCGGTGAGCTCGATCGACCGGCTGCGGCTGGTGCGGCAGCTGCGCTTTCTCGGCCTCGGCCTGCCCACGATCATCGCCGTACTCGACGGCGGCATGTCGATCCTCGACGCCCTGGCCGCCGAAAGAGCCGCGGTGGATACGGAATTGGGGGAACTGGCCTGGAGAAGGGCCGCGCTGATCGCGGTCGAGCACGCCTCCCCCGCCCAGCGGGCCGCACGGATGGAACTCCTGTCCGCGCTCGGCGACCGCCGGGGCACACACGACGGCCTCGTCGCCTTCTGGCGCCGGGTGCTGACCCCGATCACACCGGAACTGTTCGACGGATTCGTCGCCATGAACATCCCGGAACCACCCGCCGATCCCACGCCCCGCCGAATCGTCGCCTACGCCGAACTCACCGCCGCTGCCGCCGATCCGGCGCTGGCCGCCGCGACCCCACCGGTATTCGCGACAAACGCGCGCTGCTGA
- a CDS encoding maleylpyruvate isomerase family mycothiol-dependent enzyme: MAGDVPVDTDRIWAAVAAERASLIELLRPLPESDWDRASLCAGWRVRDVVAHLILSADSGLGSILINLVRARGDFDRMVRDTAVRHADRRSTAHLLAELHDSVGARTTPIGTRPIDRLMDLLVHGQDIAIPLGIEREMPALAACSALDRVWSGGFPFHARKKFGGYRLVASDGSWTAGAGPLVEGSVTELLMLITGRLPRPGRLTGEGAARLIAEQERWE, translated from the coding sequence ATGGCTGGAGATGTGCCTGTGGACACCGATCGGATCTGGGCGGCCGTCGCCGCCGAGCGCGCGAGTCTGATCGAATTGCTGCGGCCGCTGCCCGAGAGCGATTGGGACCGCGCGTCGCTGTGTGCGGGCTGGCGGGTTCGTGATGTCGTCGCACATCTGATCCTGTCCGCCGATTCCGGGCTCGGGTCGATCCTGATCAATCTCGTCCGGGCCCGAGGCGATTTCGATCGGATGGTCCGCGACACCGCCGTCCGCCACGCGGACCGCCGGAGCACCGCGCACCTGCTCGCCGAGCTGCACGACAGCGTCGGCGCCCGCACCACGCCGATCGGCACGAGGCCGATCGACCGGCTCATGGACCTGCTGGTACACGGCCAGGACATCGCGATCCCGCTCGGAATCGAACGCGAAATGCCCGCTCTCGCAGCATGTTCGGCGCTCGATCGAGTGTGGAGCGGCGGTTTCCCGTTCCACGCGCGCAAGAAATTCGGCGGGTACCGGCTGGTGGCCTCCGACGGTTCGTGGACCGCCGGTGCGGGCCCCTTGGTCGAAGGTTCGGTGACGGAGTTGCTGATGCTCATCACCGGCCGCCTCCCGCGACCGGGCCGACTCACCGGTGAGGGTGCGGCCCGGCTTATCGCGGAGCAAGAACGGTGGGAGTGA